Part of the Halorubrum sp. BV1 genome, GCGTTCTGGTACTGGTGGATGGCCCGCTCGACGTCGGCCGGGAGGTAGGCGTCGCGGGGCTTCCCCCCGCTCCCAGTCGTGTCCTTCCCCTCGGGAACGCGCAGACGGTAGTGTTCGCCGCCCGAGGTGCGCTTCACGTGCTTCGGGCACACCTGCGGGATCTCGAAGGCCCGGAGGCCGACGTAGCCGCCCAGCTGGACGATCAGGTCGTCGCGGGGGCCGCTGACCGACCGGCGGAGCGTGTCGATCTCCTCGTCGGTCATCCAGACCTTGTACTCGTCCTCCTTCGCTGTCGCCTCTAAGCGCATGTGAGTTTCCTACAGAAGATTGCACTTTATAGCCCGATGTCCCCCCGAACCGAGACGCCGAGCAGCGTGATCACGCCGGGTCAGCGGGGGCGCGTCGCGTTCGGCTTCCGACTTGTGTGATAAGTCGTCACTCGTCGGCGGG contains:
- a CDS encoding site-specific integrase, whose protein sequence is MRLEATAKEDEYKVWMTDEEIDTLRRSVSGPRDDLIVQLGGYVGLRAFEIPQVCPKHVKRTSGGEHYRLRVPEGKDTTGSGGKPRDAYLPADVERAIHQYQNAEDVAPGDPLVELTERGVRDVVKRTAKRAAEETGDEDFHYVSSHDLRRRFAQRLLVDRQMNPRVVMQVGGWDSFQAIEPYLNAPTPQVVDDAFEEAGLA